The region CCCACAGCCCATAAAATCGGATCATTTACTCTACTAAACATAGAGATTATATCTAATAACCCGACGCGTCGCGAGGGCTGCCAGACCTGTCAGACGACGCTCCCGATTGCTAAAAGGAACGCGACGATGAAATCCCTCGCACGGCTCGCACTGTCCGCCGCCGTCATTCCGTTCATTTTCATTCAAGGCGCAAAAGCCGACGGTCTGTCCGGCGCTCCTGCCCCTTTCGACAAGGGCGGCGTCAAAGTAGCGCTGATCAGCTACATCTCGGCCGGCGATTTCTTCCAGGCGTACCAGGCAGGGGCTGAAGCCCAGGCCAAGGCGCTGGATATCGACCTGCGCATCTTCCCCGGCCGGCAGGATGCCGCCGAGCAGCGCGAACAGATCCTTCAGGCGATCAATCTCGGCGTCTCCGGCATCGTCATCGACCACGGCCTGCCGGAATCGCTCGGCGACGTCGTGCAGCAGGCGCTCGACAAGGGCATCACAGTCGTGGCCTTCGACGTCAACCTCAACAACCCCAAGATTCCGCAGGTGGAGCAGAGCGATCACGAACTCGCGTCACTGGCGCTCGAACAGGTGGTGAAGGACAACGGCAACAGCTTCAACGCCGGCTACGTCTATGTCGCGGGCTTTGCGCCGCTCGACCGCCGCAACGAAGTCTGGGACAAGTTCAAGTCGGACAATAAAGGCGTGGTCGAAAAGGCCCGTTTCGGCAATGTCAGCGACACGACGGCAACTTCGACCGCCGATCAGGCGAAGGCCGTGCTCACCGCCAATCCCGATATATCGGTCATCTTCGCCCCCTATGACGAATTCGCCCGCGGTGTGAAGCTCGCCGCCAACGACCTCGGCATATCAAACAAGCTCAAGATCTATTCGGCCGACGTCTCGACGGCCGATATCCAGGAAATCACCGAGGAAGGCAGCCCTTGGGTCGCGACCGTGGCGACCAATCCTGCCGTCGTCGGCGCCGTCTCCATTCGCGCCGCAGCACTCGAAATCGCCGGACAGACGGTTCCCCACCAAATCACCGTGAAGCCAACGCTTCTGACGCAGGAAAGCCTGCGCGCAGCCGGTGTCAAGACGATCGAGGAGCTGGCCGAAAAGATCCCGGCCTTCAGCACGAGCGATGCGGCGACCGCCAACTGGATTCCGGACAAGCTTTTCTGAGGAGGTCACCCTCGATCCTTCCGGCGGGAGCCTCGTCTCCCGCCGGATCATCTTTTTGGAGAATTGGAGTTCCGCCTATGAGCCAGTCCAATGTCGTCTTCGCGACCAGCCGCAACCCGACGCGCGAAGACCTCTTTGCCCGTGCGCAGGATATCTCTGCCGACCTTTCCGGGCGCGCCGCAGACCTCGATCGCGAAGGCCGCCCGCCGCTTGGCGAAATCGTCAAATTGAAGAATGCCGGCCTGCTCAATGCGCTGCATCCCCGTGAGATCGGCGGCGGTGGCCTCGATTGGGTCGACGGGCTGAGGCTGGTGCGCATTCTCGCGCGTGGCGAGAGCTCGATCGGCCAGCTGCTCGGCTACCACTATGTCAACAGCCAGTACATCTATTGGGCCCTTGATACCGCACGCGCCCATGCGCTGGGCAGCGATACGGTCGCCAGGAACCTCTATTGGGGTGCGGCCGTCAATCCGCGCGATCCCGGGCTGGTGCTCACCCGTCGCGGCAACGGCTATGTGCTGAACGGACGCAAGTCCTTCTCCACGGCAGCGCGGGTCTCCGATTACATCAATGCCAATGCGACGCTCGACGACAAGATCGCCGGTTTCGCCGTGCCGACCAATCGTCAAGGTTACGTCGCCAATGACGACTGGGACAATATCGGTCAGCGCCTGTCAGACAGCGGTAGCGTCGAATTTCATGATTTCCCCGTTTACGAGGAGGATTTCGTCGGCGTACCCGCCGCACCCGACGCAGCACCGCCGGTGCTGTCGACCTTCAATACGCCGTTCATCCAGCTGGTCTTCGTTAATTTCTATCTCGGCACCGCGGAAGGCGCGCTGCACGCGGCCGTCGATTACGTCCGCAACACGACCCGGCCGTGGATAACCTCCGGTGTCGAGCGGGCGGCGGATGATCCTTATATCCTCGAACGCGTCGGCGAATTCACTGCCGCGCTGAAGGCCTCGGCGGCCCTTGCCGACAGTG is a window of Rhizobium leguminosarum bv. trifolii WSM1325 DNA encoding:
- a CDS encoding Acyl-CoA dehydrogenase type 2 domain protein (PFAM: Acyl-CoA dehydrogenase type 2 domain; acyl-CoA dehydrogenase domain protein~KEGG: ret:RHE_PB00121 acyl-CoA dehydrogenase protein), producing the protein MSQSNVVFATSRNPTREDLFARAQDISADLSGRAADLDREGRPPLGEIVKLKNAGLLNALHPREIGGGGLDWVDGLRLVRILARGESSIGQLLGYHYVNSQYIYWALDTARAHALGSDTVARNLYWGAAVNPRDPGLVLTRRGNGYVLNGRKSFSTAARVSDYINANATLDDKIAGFAVPTNRQGYVANDDWDNIGQRLSDSGSVEFHDFPVYEEDFVGVPAAPDAAPPVLSTFNTPFIQLVFVNFYLGTAEGALHAAVDYVRNTTRPWITSGVERAADDPYILERVGEFTAALKASAALADSAAAAVQAGLARGRDVTERERGAAAAEAYGAKVHATHVSLDITSRVFELTGARSTADKYRFDRFWRNVRTHTLHDPVFYKAREVGEFVLNDKIPQVSLYS
- a CDS encoding sugar ABC transporter, substrate-binding protein (KEGG: ret:RHE_PB00122 sugar ABC transporter, substrate-binding protein) translates to MKSLARLALSAAVIPFIFIQGAKADGLSGAPAPFDKGGVKVALISYISAGDFFQAYQAGAEAQAKALDIDLRIFPGRQDAAEQREQILQAINLGVSGIVIDHGLPESLGDVVQQALDKGITVVAFDVNLNNPKIPQVEQSDHELASLALEQVVKDNGNSFNAGYVYVAGFAPLDRRNEVWDKFKSDNKGVVEKARFGNVSDTTATSTADQAKAVLTANPDISVIFAPYDEFARGVKLAANDLGISNKLKIYSADVSTADIQEITEEGSPWVATVATNPAVVGAVSIRAAALEIAGQTVPHQITVKPTLLTQESLRAAGVKTIEELAEKIPAFSTSDAATANWIPDKLF